The following proteins are encoded in a genomic region of Puniceicoccus vermicola:
- a CDS encoding alpha/beta hydrolase, which translates to MKFVFPFTPSQIGILFLLSLMNPSLVHGTESHLEKNGWTAETFKSVDVIDLKIWHKAPVEAESDPKTAGIVFFYGGGSAGGHLAAACALLPTLNDPSDPPVSCKPNALILFNPVYDNGPGGYGHDRMKDRWEEISPLHHIDEEAPPNIVFLGTEDQVMPVETACYWKAKMEACGVRSELYLYANRKHGFFNGGEDYTDTVQKMHAFLASLGYLPFLGAPL; encoded by the coding sequence ATGAAATTCGTATTCCCCTTCACCCCTTCCCAGATAGGGATACTCTTCCTCCTCTCCCTTATGAATCCCTCACTCGTCCATGGCACTGAATCCCATTTGGAGAAAAACGGCTGGACCGCCGAAACGTTCAAAAGCGTCGACGTGATCGACCTGAAGATCTGGCACAAGGCACCAGTTGAAGCCGAGTCTGACCCAAAGACAGCGGGAATCGTCTTTTTCTATGGAGGAGGCTCTGCCGGAGGGCACCTCGCGGCCGCATGTGCACTCCTGCCGACCCTGAACGATCCCTCCGATCCGCCAGTGAGCTGTAAACCCAACGCCCTGATCCTCTTCAACCCGGTTTACGATAACGGCCCCGGTGGATACGGCCATGATCGGATGAAAGATCGCTGGGAAGAAATTTCTCCCCTTCACCACATCGACGAAGAGGCTCCACCGAACATCGTCTTTCTCGGAACCGAGGATCAAGTCATGCCCGTCGAGACCGCATGCTATTGGAAAGCCAAGATGGAAGCCTGTGGAGTTCGCTCCGAGCTTTATCTCTACGCCAATCGGAAACACGGATTCTTCAACGGGGGAGAAGATTATACCGACACCGTGCAAAAGATGCATGCATTCCTTGCCTCCCTAGGCTATCTTCCCTTCTTAGGCGCGCCATTGTGA